One genomic segment of Tripterygium wilfordii isolate XIE 37 chromosome 9, ASM1340144v1, whole genome shotgun sequence includes these proteins:
- the LOC120006345 gene encoding rust resistance kinase Lr10-like, whose amino-acid sequence MFQIKLLLHLPFLALLFHTSFSSAPPGNITYTCTHHSSCGDIANITYPFRLKSSPSNCGDRNYEVSCENNRTIVELGFRKYVVKAINYKKRTIRVADIGVQENNCSSFPLYSLSPNGNFYSINGPYYIADWSNIEQIAFVSCETPMKSPSFVDTAPCIGSNSSLSFYKRRYHYVIVDRIEVVEMGDFCVVDIVAMTTLLRGNKRNFTYMDIHRELAYGLELSWDTIDCEGCRGIGYCEFYNNTIIHNCIFPKGRDFQWFISKIGFFFRALVFVLQYFVAPFVIGPCIGLRTIVGFPCLFGFLIYKWRRRHLSMDDSLEEFLRNQHNLMPIRYSYTEIKKMSKRFEKKLGEGGYGTVYLGKLRSGRFVAIKMLGKSKANGQDFINEVATIGRIHHVNVVRLIGFCAEGSNRALVYDFMPKGSLDKYIFSKEGYNSLSWKKMYEISLGVARGIEYLHRGCEMQILHFDIKPHNILLDENFVPKISDFGLAKLYPTDNSIVTLTAARGTIGYIAPELIYKKIGGVSYKADVYSFGMLLMEMAGKRKKLVSTTENSSQISYFPNLVYDEIINGKVAEIEDTSEEEESIVKKMMIVALWCIQISPSDRPSMRKAIQMLEADTQHLRLPPKPSLSLEGMLPAAEDAEESTDPTWSSFASNATAESVRLIVNTE is encoded by the exons ATGTTTCAGATCAAGCTTCTCCTTCACCTACCCTTTCTTGCACTACTATTCCATACATCCTTCAGCTCTGCTCCTCCTGGTAACATAACATACACCTGCACACACCACTCTTCTTGCGGCGATATTGCCAACATTACCTACCCTTTCCGATTAAAAAGCAGTCCCTCAAACTGCGGTGACCGCAACTATGAAGTCTCTTGTGAGAACAATCGAACAATAGTTGAATTGGGTTTCAGAAAATATGTTGTGAAGGCAATCAACTACAAGAAACGTACAATTCGGGTTGCTGATATTGGTGTCCAAGAAAACAACTgctcttcttttcctctttatTCTTTAAGCCCAAATGGAAATTTCTATTCCATAAATGGACCCTATTACATTGCCGACTGGTCTAACATAGAACAGATAGCATTTGTAAGCTGTGAAACACCAATGAAGTCTCCTTCTTTTGTGGACACTGCTCCTTGTATTGGTTCCAACTCTTCTTTGTCCTTCTATAAGAGAAGATATCATTATGTAATCGTCGACAGAATTGAGGTTGTTGAGATGGGGGATTTTTGTGTGGTGGATATAGTAGCAATGACAACATTGCTGCGAGGAAATAAGAGGAACTTCACTTATATGGACATCCACAGAGAGCTTGCTTACGGTTTGGAGCTTTCATGGGATACCATTGACTGTGAAGGTTGCAGAGGAATAGGGTATTGTGAATTCTACAACAACACCATTATCCACAACTGCATATTCCCCAAAGGCCGTGACTTCCAAT GGTTTATCAGCAAAATTGGCTTCTTCTTCCGTGCAC TTGTTTTTGTGCTCCAGTATTTTGTGGCTCCATTTGTGATTG GACCATGTATTGGCCTGAGAACAATAGTTGGTTTTCCATGTCTCTTTGGGTTTTTGATTTATAAATGGCGAAGGAGGCATCTATCGATGGATGATTCGCTTGAAGAATTTCTGCGAAACCAGCACAATCTCATGCCAATAAGGTACTCTTACACGGAAATAAAGAAGATGAGCAAAAGATTTGAGAAAAAATTGGGAGAAGGTGGTTATGGAACTGTATATTTAGGAAAGCTTAGAAGTGGCCGTTTTGTAGCTATTAAGATGTTAGGCAAATCGAAAGCGAATGGACAAGATTTTATCAATGAAGTTGCAACAATAGGGAGGATTCACCATGTCAACGTGGTGAGACTCATTGGCTTCTGTGCCGAAGGATCAAACCGCGCTCTAGTATACGATTTCATGCCTAAAGGGTCTCTTGACAAATACATTTTTTCTAAAGAAGGATATAACTCCTTGAGTTGGAAGAAAATGTACGAGATCTCTCTTGGAGTGGCACGAGGAATCGAATATTTACATAGAGGTTGTGAAATGCAGATCCTACACTTTGACATCAAGCCTCACAACATTCTTCTCGACGAGAATTTTGTTCCAAAGATTTCTGATTTCGGACTCGCAAAACTGTACCCGACAGACAATAGCATTGTCACTCTTACTGCTGCAAGAGGAACTATAGGATACATTGCACCAGAATTGATTTACAAAAAAATTGGAGGCGTTTCTTACAAAGCCGATGTGTATAGTTTTGGAATGTTGTTAATGGAGATGGCAGGGAAAAGGAAGAAGCTGGTATCAACAACAGAGAACTCAAGCCAGATTAGTTACTTTCCTAATTTGGTTTATGATGAAATCATCAATGGAAAAGTTGCAGAAATCGAGGATACgtcggaggaggaggagagcaTCGTCAAGAAGATGATGATAGTGGCATTGTGGTGCATACAGATAAGTCCCAGTGATCGTCCTTCGATGAGAAAGGCAATCCAAATGCTCGAAGCAGACACTCAACACTTGAGACTACCTCCTAAGCCATCTCTGAGTTTAGAAGGAATGCTACCAGCAGCAGAGGATGCTGAAGAAAGTACAGACCCAACATGGTCTTCATTTGCATCAAATGCAACTGCAGAGTCCGTCAGATTGATTGTAAACACAGAATGA
- the LOC120005846 gene encoding rust resistance kinase Lr10-like: MGISYQMLVYLFWLILAIPATGQDECSERKCGRRGPAVRFPFKIKGRHPNHCGYPGFDISCNEKQQPVLELPDSVKLLIKKIKYKSQVIHVYDSCLPRSIRYLNISASPFNYFDSYLSNYTFFKCSDNPMSYRRVNCLESSPVDQVFSVSSNGYIYDSADTILNCSKMYDILSAPYDIVYGGPAVLQLNWIKPDCWKCESVDKRCRLLNTTSTKAEIECYGRLREKTDVGKILLITGSVLGAIIVVLLLLAFYRVHRAKRIQEENQARVEQFLEDYKAFKPARYTYNDIKTITDDFKDKLGQGGYGTVYKGKLSNEVTVAVKILINSKGDGVEFINEVATMGRIHHVNVVRLVGYCADGYRRALVYEYLPNDSLEKFIFSENGKDQSLSWEKLHSIALDIGKGIEYLHQGCEQRIVHFDIKPHNILLDQNFNPKICDFGLAKLCSKDQSAVSMTAARGTMGYIAPEVFSRNFGNASHKSDVYSFGMLLLEMVGGRKNVDVTADKTSQVFFPEWVYNKLSQGEEPVIRIGEDVDAPTARKLMIVGLWCIQWNPVDRPSMRVVVQMLEGEDDNLTLPPNPFAANNGARMNTGMPGMPFHEHHLTVISEAEESI, encoded by the exons ATGGGCATCTCCTATCAAATGTTGGTGTATTTGTTTTGGCTAATATTGGCAATCCCAGCAACAGGCCAAGATGAGTGCTCCGAGAGAAAGTGCGGCCGCCGTGGTCCGGCTGTCCGGTTTCCCTTCAAGATCAAGGGGCGTCACCCAAATCACTGTGGCTATCCTGGATTTGACATATCTTGCAATGAAAAGCAGCAGCCTGTGCTGGAGCTGCCAGATTCAGTGAAACTCctaatcaagaaaataaaatacaagtCCCAGGTGATTCATGTGTACGACAGTTGCCTACCAAGGAGCATTAGATACCTAAACATATCAGCCTCCCcttttaattactttgattcATATCTATCCAACTACACTTTTTTCAAGTGTTCTGATAATCCAATGAGTTATCGAAGGGTGAATTGCCTTGAGAGCAGCCCAGTAGACCAGGTTTTTTCTGTTTCTTCGAATGGCTATATCTATGACTCTGCCGATACCATTTTGAATTGCAGTAAAATGTATGACATTTTATCAGCTCCCTACGATATAGTTTATGGCGGACCTGCTGTTCTTCAATTGAATTGGATAAAACCAGACTGCTGGAAGTGTGAAAGTGTAGACAAGAGATGTAGATTATTGAACACTACCAGTACGAAGGCTGAGATTGAGTGTTATGGAAGGTTAAGAGAAAAAACTG ATGTAGGGAAGATATTGTTAATCACAGGTTCGGTCCTCGGTGCCATCATAGTTGTGCTTCTGCTCTTAGCATTTTACCGTGTGCACAGAGCAAAAAGGATACAGGAAGAGAATCAGGCAAGGGTTGAACAGTTTTTGGAGGATTACAAGGCTTTTAAGCCGGCAAGATACACATACAATGACATCAAGACGATTACAGATGACTTCAAGGATAAATTGGGTCAAGGAGGTTATGGAACTGTGTACAAAGGAAAGCTTTCTAATGAAGTTACAGTTGCTGTTAAGATCCTTATCAATTCCAAAGGAGATGGAGTAGAATTTATCAATGAAGTGGCAACGATGGGTCGAATTCACCATGTTAATGTGGTTCGCTTGGTTGGCTATTGTGCTGACGGGTACAGAAGAGCTCTAGTGTATGAGTACTTGCCAAATGATTCACTAGAGAAGTTTATATTTTCTGAAAATGGCAAAGATCAATCCCTCAGTTGGGAGAAGCTACATAGTATTGCTCTAGACATAGGCAAAGGAATTGAGTATCTTCATCAAGGCTGCGAACAGAGGATCGTTCATTTCGATATCAAGCCTCATAATATACTGCTAGACCAAAATTTCAATCCAAAAATCTGTGATTTTGGTCTGGCAAAATTGTGTTCCAAGGATCAAAGTGCCGTTTCAATGACTGCAGCAAGGGGCACCATGGGCTACATTGCACCAGAAGTATTTTCAAGGAACTTTGGCAATGCCTCACACAAGTCAGATGTTTATAGTTTCGGAATGTTGCTGCTTGAAATGGTTGGGGGAAGGAAAAATGTTGATGTCACAGCAGATAAAACCAGTCAAGTATTCTTTCCAGAATGGGTGTATAATAAACTAAGTCAAGGAGAAGAGCCGGTGATTCGGATTGGTGAAGATGTTGATGCCCCTACTGCTAGGAAGTTGATGATCGTTGGGCTCTGGTGCATTCAGTGGAATCCAGTAGACCGCCCTTCGATGAGAGTTGTGGTTCAAATGTTGGAAGGGGAAGATGACAATTTAACCTTGCCTCCTAATCCTTTTGCTGCTAACAATGGAGCAAGAATGAATACAGGTATGCCAGGAATGCCATTTCATGAACATCATTTAACAGTTATCTCAGAAGCAGAAGAAAGTATATAA
- the LOC120006101 gene encoding pentatricopeptide repeat-containing protein At4g20090 yields MATIPYKLSRQRPRARQLYCNCVKLLSPFSLLAIQTSRTIGTESESLHEPEPPISDLIFQSGPKMGSYQPGDSSYYSLIENYAGCGDFRTLETVLARMRRENRVFLEKSFIQIFKAYGKAQLPEKAVEMFDRMVREFRCKRTVKSFNSVLNVIIKDGCFHRALEFYYSVVNDISMNISPNGLSFNLVIKAMCKLGLVDSAVELFREMPVRKCTPDVYTYCTLMDGLCKEDRIDEVVSLFDEMQIEGCFPTSETFNVLINGLCKKGDLARAAKFLDNMLLKGCVPNEVTYNTLINGLCLVGKLDKAVSVLDRMVSNKCVPNEITYGTIVNGLVKQGRAEDAAHLLNSIEERGYLANEHIYSAILSGLFKKGNSEEARRLFKNMVEKGCKPNIVVYSAVVDGLCRERKPDEAYEILGDMINKGCPPNAYTYSSLMRGFFEIGNSGRAIQVWNEMAENNCIPNEVCYSVLIDGLCKDGKLREAMMVWTRLLYTGCKPDVVAYSSMIHGLCNSGSLDEAIKLFNEMLCHKPESQPDVITYNILLKAFCEQGNVSRAIDLLNGMLDRECDPDYVTCNIFLRAFGQNLSIQQDGREFLDELVIRLFRRHRVSGASKILEVMLQKSFAPKASTWDRVVQEICKPKKIRADINKCWSNLFC; encoded by the coding sequence ATGGCTACTATACCATACAAACTCAGTCGTCAAAGGCCCCGGGCTCGCCAACTCTACTGCAATTGCGTGAAGTTGTTGagtcctttctctctcctcgcAATTCAGACAAGCAGAACTATCGGAACCGAATCCGAGAGCCTCCATGAACCCGAGCCTCCAATTTCTGACCTAATCTTCCAATCCGGACCCAAAATGGGTTCTTACCAACCGGGTGATTCCTCTTACTATTCCTTGATCGAAAACTATGCCGGTTGTGGCGATTTTAGAACATTAGAGACGGTCTTGGCTCGAATGAGACGGGAAAACAGGGTATTCCTAGAGAAGAGCTTCATTCAAATCTTCAAGGCTTATGGGAAGGCGCAATTACCCGAGAAAGCCGTGGAAATGTTTGATAGAATGGTTCGTGAATTTAGGTGTAAACGTACTGTTAAGTCGTTTAATTCGGTTCTTAATGTTATTATAAAAGATGGTTGCTTCCATCGCGCACTGGAGTTCTACTATTCTGTTGTTAATGATATAAGCATGAATATTTCTCCAAACGGGCTtagtttcaatttggtcattAAGGCGATGTGCAAGTTGGGATTGGTTGACAGTGCAGTCGAGTTGTTCAGGGAAATGCCTGTTAGAAAATGTACTCCTGACGTGTATACTTATTGCACCCTAATGGATGGTTTGTGCAAGGAGGATAGGATTGATGAGGTTGTTTCGTTGTTCGATGAGATGCAAATTGAGGGTTGTTTTCCCACTTCTGAGACGTTCAATGTGCTTATCAATGGGTTATGCAAAAAGGGTGATTTAGCTCGCGCAGCAAAGTTTCTGGATAATATGTTACTTAAAGGTTGTGTTCCTAATGAAGTGACCTACAATACACTTATTAATGGTTTATGTCTCGTGGGGAAGTTGGACAAGGCAGTTAGTGTTTTGGACCGGATGGTGTCAAACAAATGTGTACCTAATGAGATCACCTACGGAACGATTGTCAACGGGCTTGTCAAGCAAGGAAGGGCAGAAGATGCAGCTCATTTGTTGAATTCCATAGAGGAAAGAGGGTATCTTGCGAATGAACACATTTATTCTGCTATATTAAGTGGGTTATTTAAGAAGGGAAATTCTGAAGAGGCAAGGAGGTTGTTCAAAAATATGGTAGAAAAGGGATGCAAACCCAACATTGTTGTGTACAGTGCTGTGGTAGATGGTTTGTGTCGAGAAAGAAAACCTGACGAAGCCTATGAAATTCTTGGTGACATGATAAACAAGGGTTGCCCACCCAATGCTTACACGTATAGCTCGTTGATGAGAGGTTTTTTTGAGATAGGTAACAGCGGCAGAGCCATACAGGTGTGGAATGAGATGGCTGAAAATAATTGTATACCCAATGAGGTTTGTTACAGTGTACTTATTGATGGCCTTTGCAAGGATGGAAAGCTGAGAGAGGCTATGATGGTCTGGACACGCTTGTTGTACACAGGATGTAAGCCAGATGTTGTAGCTTACAGTTCGATGATTCATGGCCTCTGCAACAGTGGCTCACTAGATGAGGCTATAAAACTCTTCAATGAGATGCTTTGTCATAAGCCTGAATCTCAACCTGATGTCATCACTTATAACATTCTTTTGAAAGCTTTCTGCGAGCAGGGAAATGTCTCTCGTGCCATTGATCTTTTAAATGGCATGTTGGATAGGGAATGTGATCCAGACTATGTCACATGCAACATATTCTTGAGGGCCTTCGGACAAAATCTAAGCATTCAGCAAGACGGGAGGGAGTTTCTAGACGAGCTCGTGATTAGGCTATTTAGACGACACAGAGTGTCAGGTGCATCTAAAATTTTGGAAGTAATGCTGCAAAAGTCTTTCGCACCAAAAGCCTCTACATGGGATAGAGTTGTTCAAGAAATCTGCAAACCCAAGAAGATACGAGCAGACATTAACAAATGTTGGAGCAATCTATTCTGCTAA
- the LOC120006082 gene encoding phosphatidate cytidylyltransferase, mitochondrial isoform X3, producing MPHGWCTLITEVAEGIGVGVHFNPFVTWNDRMFKYGIVRMHDLIRDVLTWDRFYLSGRLQKPVQILVDNLEIAEVNSVNLKAAVASALLLLPSQFTEEDLYAKICSLSYMGDLRMFFAEDKNKVKKIVQGQFDLFQSLYKPFLEEYEKKELLRFSSSGVQGNISQDCGLSAAHLHVSSLGSTIRSRMAMELGDNKMLDESGKVIHQVVINSREEAAKCMQKVLRRVVMVSSARQAVSGLLAVGGVNGTRYLANKIRKAWKSWS from the exons ATGCCTCATGGATGGTGCACCTTG ATTACTGAAGTTGCTGAAGGGATCGGTGTAGGAGTGCACTTCAACCCTTTTGTTACTTGGAATGACAGG ATGTTCAAGTATGGGATTGTCAGGATGCATGATCTAATTCGGGATGTACTGACTTGGGACAGGTTTTACTTGAGTGGTCGTTTACAAAAACCA GTTCAAATCCTTGTAGATAATTTGGAAATTGCAGAAGTAAACTCAGTAAATTTGAAGGCTGCTGTCGCTTCAGCTCTCCTTCTTTTGCCGTCCCAGTTCACTGAG GAAGACTTGTATGCAAAAATATGCAGCCTTTCTTATATGGGTGACTTGCGTATGTTTTTTGCTGAAGACAAAAACAAG GTGAAGAAGATTGTACAAGGGCAATTTGATTTGTTCCAGTCATTATATAAGCCTTTTCTTGAAGAATATGAGAAAAAGGAGTTATTAAGGTTCTCATCATCTGGTGTACAGGGAAACATCTCTCAG GATTGCGGCTTATCTGCAGCCCATTTGCATGTTTCTTCTCTTGGTTCAACGATCAGAAGCAGAATGGCAATGGAGCTAGGAGATAACAAAATGCTAGATGAATCTG GTAAAGTTATACATCAAGTTGTGATCAATTCAAGGGAGGAAGCTGCAAAATGCATGCAGAAGGTCCTGAGGCGAGTCGTCATGGTCTCAAGTGCAAGGCAGGCTGTGTCTGGTCTACTAGCCGTGGGTGGTGTTAACGGCACAAGATATCTTGCTAATAAAATTCGCAAAGCCTGGAAATCCTGGTCATGA
- the LOC120006082 gene encoding phosphatidate cytidylyltransferase, mitochondrial isoform X2: MENENKAEVESFIKELPPVEFCCVYGSTLHPNNHDKSSMVDFILGVADPMQWHSDNLNLNRIHYASWMVHLGGAKLITEVAEGIGVGVHFNPFVTWNDRMFKYGIVRMHDLIRDVLTWDRFYLSGRLQKPVQILVDNLEIAEVNSVNLKAAVASALLLLPSQFTEVKKIVQGQFDLFQSLYKPFLEEYEKKELLRFSSSGVQGNISQDCGLSAAHLHVSSLGSTIRSRMAMELGDNKMLDESGKVIHQVVINSREEAAKCMQKVLRRVVMVSSARQAVSGLLAVGGVNGTRYLANKIRKAWKSWS; the protein is encoded by the exons ATGGAGAATGAGAACAAAGCCGAGGTCGAAAGTTTTATAAAAGAATTACCTCCTGTAGAGTTCTGCTGTGTATATGGCTCTACTCTCCATCCAAACAACCATGATAAG TCGTCCATGGTAGATTTCATTCTTGGTGTAGCAGATCCTATGCAATGGCATTCTGAT AATCTTAACTTGAATAGAATCCACTATGCCTCATGGATGGTGCACCTTGGTGGGGCAAAATTG ATTACTGAAGTTGCTGAAGGGATCGGTGTAGGAGTGCACTTCAACCCTTTTGTTACTTGGAATGACAGG ATGTTCAAGTATGGGATTGTCAGGATGCATGATCTAATTCGGGATGTACTGACTTGGGACAGGTTTTACTTGAGTGGTCGTTTACAAAAACCA GTTCAAATCCTTGTAGATAATTTGGAAATTGCAGAAGTAAACTCAGTAAATTTGAAGGCTGCTGTCGCTTCAGCTCTCCTTCTTTTGCCGTCCCAGTTCACTGAG GTGAAGAAGATTGTACAAGGGCAATTTGATTTGTTCCAGTCATTATATAAGCCTTTTCTTGAAGAATATGAGAAAAAGGAGTTATTAAGGTTCTCATCATCTGGTGTACAGGGAAACATCTCTCAG GATTGCGGCTTATCTGCAGCCCATTTGCATGTTTCTTCTCTTGGTTCAACGATCAGAAGCAGAATGGCAATGGAGCTAGGAGATAACAAAATGCTAGATGAATCTG GTAAAGTTATACATCAAGTTGTGATCAATTCAAGGGAGGAAGCTGCAAAATGCATGCAGAAGGTCCTGAGGCGAGTCGTCATGGTCTCAAGTGCAAGGCAGGCTGTGTCTGGTCTACTAGCCGTGGGTGGTGTTAACGGCACAAGATATCTTGCTAATAAAATTCGCAAAGCCTGGAAATCCTGGTCATGA
- the LOC120006083 gene encoding haloacid dehalogenase-like hydrolase domain-containing protein 3 — translation MSLLSKLRCITVDVTGTLIAYKGELGDYYCMAAKSVGLPCPDYKRVHEGFKFAYTEMAREYSCFGHAAKMPNIVWWKTCVRNSFVRAGYDYDEETFEKVFRRIYASFGSSAPYSVFPDSRPFLRWAREKGLTVGIISNAEYRYQDVILPALGLNQGSEWDFGVFSGLEGVEKPDPKIYQIALERAGNIAPEEALHIGDSMRQDYVPAKSVGMHALLLDRFKAPNAKEWEKSGAIVLPDLVAVQELLSSEKLTTDLYTSLC, via the exons ATGTCTTTGCTGTCTAAACTACGCTGTATCACTGTCGATGTTACTGgtacactaatagcttacaaAGGGGAGCTCGGTGACTACTATTGCATGGCAGCAAAATCTGTTGGACTACCTTGCCCTGATTATAAGCGTGTGCACGAGGGCTTTAAATTTGCTTATACAGAAATGGCGAGAGAATATTCTTGTTTTGGGCATGCAGCTAAGATGCCTAACATTGTCTGGTGGAAGACATGTGTGAGAAATTCCTTTGTCAGG GCTGGATATGATTACGACGAAGAGACATTTGAGAAGGTGTTTCGACGCATATATGCATCCTTTGGGTCATCAGCTCCTTACAGTGTCTTCCCTGACTCCCGGCCATTTCTGAGATGGGCACGTGAAAAAGGTCTTACAGTTGGCATCATTAGCAATGCTGAATACCGTTACCAGGACGTGATACTTCCTGCCTTGGGCTTGAATCAG GGATCCGAGTGGGACTTTGGTGTGTTCTCCGGCCTTGAAGGTGTCGAGAAACCAGAcccaaaaatttatcaaattgcgCTTGAGAGGGCTGGAAATATTGCACCAGAAGAAGCTCTGCATATTGGTGACAGTATGCGCCAAGATTACGTGCCAGCAAAGAGTGTTGGAATGCATGCATTGCTACTGGACAGATTTAAGGCTCCTAATGCCAAGGAGTGGGAAAAATCTGGTGCAATTGTCCTTCCTGACTTGGTGGCAGTGCAGGAATTGCTTAGTTCAGAGAAGTTGACAACAGACTTGTATACATCGCTTTGCTGA
- the LOC120006303 gene encoding uncharacterized protein LOC120006303, giving the protein MFSRKLFRKRRSSMATKRRNQKRNMNDEKLKARIKCLRAEMVEIVEEQKSIKEEQRHVRNKYQELKVEKEQLKMETKLISEQSLTIQQRLILIYKIFKAKASNDFANAVQLTQSLRDLIANQNVRKGGV; this is encoded by the exons ATGTTTTCAAGGAAATTGTTTCGAAAGCGGAGGAGTTCCATGGCTACTAAAAGGAGGAATCAG AAAAGGAATATGAATGATGAAAAATTGAAGGCACGCATAAAATGTTTGAGAGCTGAAATGGTAGAGATTGTTGAAGAGCAAAAGAGTATCAAAGAGGAACAAAGACATGTGAGAAACAAATATCAAGAGTTGAAGGTAGAGAAAGAGCAACTCAAGATGGAGACCAAGCTCATCTCAGAGCAAAGCCTCACAATCCAACAACGTCTCATTCTAATCTACAAAATCTTCAAAGCAAAAGCTAGCAACGATTTTGCCAATGCAGTTCAACTCACTCAGTCTCTTCG TGATTTAATAGCAAATCAAAATGTGAGAAAGGGAGGTGTGTGA
- the LOC120006082 gene encoding phosphatidate cytidylyltransferase, mitochondrial isoform X4 encodes MFKYGIVRMHDLIRDVLTWDRFYLSGRLQKPVQILVDNLEIAEVNSVNLKAAVASALLLLPSQFTEEDLYAKICSLSYMGDLRMFFAEDKNKVKKIVQGQFDLFQSLYKPFLEEYEKKELLRFSSSGVQGNISQDCGLSAAHLHVSSLGSTIRSRMAMELGDNKMLDESGKVIHQVVINSREEAAKCMQKVLRRVVMVSSARQAVSGLLAVGGVNGTRYLANKIRKAWKSWS; translated from the exons ATGTTCAAGTATGGGATTGTCAGGATGCATGATCTAATTCGGGATGTACTGACTTGGGACAGGTTTTACTTGAGTGGTCGTTTACAAAAACCA GTTCAAATCCTTGTAGATAATTTGGAAATTGCAGAAGTAAACTCAGTAAATTTGAAGGCTGCTGTCGCTTCAGCTCTCCTTCTTTTGCCGTCCCAGTTCACTGAG GAAGACTTGTATGCAAAAATATGCAGCCTTTCTTATATGGGTGACTTGCGTATGTTTTTTGCTGAAGACAAAAACAAG GTGAAGAAGATTGTACAAGGGCAATTTGATTTGTTCCAGTCATTATATAAGCCTTTTCTTGAAGAATATGAGAAAAAGGAGTTATTAAGGTTCTCATCATCTGGTGTACAGGGAAACATCTCTCAG GATTGCGGCTTATCTGCAGCCCATTTGCATGTTTCTTCTCTTGGTTCAACGATCAGAAGCAGAATGGCAATGGAGCTAGGAGATAACAAAATGCTAGATGAATCTG GTAAAGTTATACATCAAGTTGTGATCAATTCAAGGGAGGAAGCTGCAAAATGCATGCAGAAGGTCCTGAGGCGAGTCGTCATGGTCTCAAGTGCAAGGCAGGCTGTGTCTGGTCTACTAGCCGTGGGTGGTGTTAACGGCACAAGATATCTTGCTAATAAAATTCGCAAAGCCTGGAAATCCTGGTCATGA
- the LOC120006082 gene encoding phosphatidate cytidylyltransferase, mitochondrial isoform X1, with translation MENENKAEVESFIKELPPVEFCCVYGSTLHPNNHDKSSMVDFILGVADPMQWHSDNLNLNRIHYASWMVHLGGAKLITEVAEGIGVGVHFNPFVTWNDRMFKYGIVRMHDLIRDVLTWDRFYLSGRLQKPVQILVDNLEIAEVNSVNLKAAVASALLLLPSQFTEEDLYAKICSLSYMGDLRMFFAEDKNKVKKIVQGQFDLFQSLYKPFLEEYEKKELLRFSSSGVQGNISQDCGLSAAHLHVSSLGSTIRSRMAMELGDNKMLDESGKVIHQVVINSREEAAKCMQKVLRRVVMVSSARQAVSGLLAVGGVNGTRYLANKIRKAWKSWS, from the exons ATGGAGAATGAGAACAAAGCCGAGGTCGAAAGTTTTATAAAAGAATTACCTCCTGTAGAGTTCTGCTGTGTATATGGCTCTACTCTCCATCCAAACAACCATGATAAG TCGTCCATGGTAGATTTCATTCTTGGTGTAGCAGATCCTATGCAATGGCATTCTGAT AATCTTAACTTGAATAGAATCCACTATGCCTCATGGATGGTGCACCTTGGTGGGGCAAAATTG ATTACTGAAGTTGCTGAAGGGATCGGTGTAGGAGTGCACTTCAACCCTTTTGTTACTTGGAATGACAGG ATGTTCAAGTATGGGATTGTCAGGATGCATGATCTAATTCGGGATGTACTGACTTGGGACAGGTTTTACTTGAGTGGTCGTTTACAAAAACCA GTTCAAATCCTTGTAGATAATTTGGAAATTGCAGAAGTAAACTCAGTAAATTTGAAGGCTGCTGTCGCTTCAGCTCTCCTTCTTTTGCCGTCCCAGTTCACTGAG GAAGACTTGTATGCAAAAATATGCAGCCTTTCTTATATGGGTGACTTGCGTATGTTTTTTGCTGAAGACAAAAACAAG GTGAAGAAGATTGTACAAGGGCAATTTGATTTGTTCCAGTCATTATATAAGCCTTTTCTTGAAGAATATGAGAAAAAGGAGTTATTAAGGTTCTCATCATCTGGTGTACAGGGAAACATCTCTCAG GATTGCGGCTTATCTGCAGCCCATTTGCATGTTTCTTCTCTTGGTTCAACGATCAGAAGCAGAATGGCAATGGAGCTAGGAGATAACAAAATGCTAGATGAATCTG GTAAAGTTATACATCAAGTTGTGATCAATTCAAGGGAGGAAGCTGCAAAATGCATGCAGAAGGTCCTGAGGCGAGTCGTCATGGTCTCAAGTGCAAGGCAGGCTGTGTCTGGTCTACTAGCCGTGGGTGGTGTTAACGGCACAAGATATCTTGCTAATAAAATTCGCAAAGCCTGGAAATCCTGGTCATGA